In the Paralichthys olivaceus isolate ysfri-2021 chromosome 17, ASM2471397v2, whole genome shotgun sequence genome, one interval contains:
- the sec22c gene encoding vesicle-trafficking protein SEC22c, giving the protein MSLILFAFVVRVRDGLPLSASTDFEHNRELQERKQQLRTISKVLGRFPDRGSVKGQELNIFFISSEGVSYMTVCHCSLPVAKAFCFLEDLRWEFTACFKSTVVALAARPYPFLEFDGTIQKLKQQYNQSGGPALEVTLAEVQEDLRIHPLQVINLDEVELTNGIANGHMEQGPGSGQNVRLQPVTAPGILSLVLNIVCASLNVIRGVHLIEYTFQDDYEGVWNVVAFLLAFVCCVFQCHLYLFHSSLKKLKSFTLLSVVVLCNLYLLGLRNIWQMIFHISVASLATVLTLTRKVQDRTNDCGV; this is encoded by the exons ATGTCTCTGATCCTGTTCGCCTTCGTGGTTCGTGTCAGGGATGGACTCCCCCTGTCGGCCTCCACAGACTTTGAACACAACCGAGAGCTCcaggagaggaagcagcagctcaggacCATCAGCAAAGTGCTGGGACGCTTCCCTGACAGAGGCTCCGTCAAGGGCCAGGAGCTCAACATATT CTTCATCTCTTCAGAGGGTGTATCCTACATGACTGTGTGCCACTGCAGCCTCCCTGTTGCTAAGGCCTTCTGCTTCCTGGAAGATCTGCGCTGGGAGTTCACAGCATGCTTCAAAAGCACTGTTGTTGCCTTGGCAGCCAGGCCATATCCATTTTTGGAATTTG ACGGCACCATTCAGAAGCTGAAGCAGCAGTACAACCAGAGTGGTGGTCCAGCCCTCGAGGTGACGCTGGCAGAAGTCCAGGAGGATTTGAGGATCCATCCACTACAAGTAATTAACTTGGATGAGGTGGAGCTCACCAACGGCATCGCAAATGGGCATATGGAGCAAGGACCTGGATCTG GTCAGAATGTGAGACTCCAACCAGTGACAGCTCCAGGCATCCTGTCTCTGGTCCTGAACATCGTGTGTGCGTCGTTGAACGTAATTCGTGGTGTGCACCTCATCGAGTACACGTTCCAG GATGACTATGAAGGTGTATGGAATGTTGTGGCATTTCTTTTGGCgtttgtctgctgtgtgtttcag TGCCACCTCTACCTGTTCCATTCATCCCTGAAGAAACTGAAGTCCTTCACTCTGTTGAGCGTGGTCGTCCTATGCAACTTGTACCTGCTCGGCCTGAGGAACATATGGCAGATGATCTTTCACATTTCAGTCGCTTCGCTGGCCACTGTCCTCACCCTCACCCGCAAAGTCCAGGACAGAACCAATGACTGTGGGGTGTGA